The genomic stretch AGAGATCACCCCAGTTGCCGTCGCCACCGTGATGGCGGGCAGAGCGAACCAGCTCAACCGATACACCAGCATCGACCGCCTTCATGATGGAGTGGTTGAGACGGTGCAGGTCATTGGCCAGCATACGGATCATGGCCTGCTGGTCGGAATTCATGGCCGAAGACTGCTCTTCTGCACGTTCTTTGACTCGGGTCTGGGGTGTCATAGCATTTCTCCTCTTGTGATAGGGGTTCTTGAAAGTGGGTCGTCGCTTGGTATAGCCCCTCCCGTTTTCAGGGAGGGGCCTTCAGTTTACTCAGCAGCCGGACGGAACTGGTCCGTCTCGGTTGATTCCTTCATGGCTGTCGTTGAAGACTGGCCACCGGTGATCGCCATTGAAACGGCATCAAAGTAACCGGTGCCGACTTCGCGCTGATGCTTGGTTGCCGTGTAGCCGTTGACCTCAGCGGCAAATTCCGCCTGCTGCAGCTCGGAATAGGCAGCCATCTGGCGATCCTTGTAGCCACGGGCCAGTTCGAACATGCCGTAGTTCAGCTGGTGGAAGCCGGCCAGCGTGATGAACTGGAACTTGTAGCCCATCGCGCCGAGTTCCTTCTGGTACTTGGCGATCGTTGCGTCATCGAGGTTCTTCTTCCAGTTGAACGACGGCGAGCAGTTGTAGGCAAGCTTCTTGCCGGGATGTGCCTTGTGCACGGCTTCGGCAAACTTGCGTGCCTGTTCCAGATCAGGCTTGGAGGTTTCCATCCAGATCATGTCGCAATAGGGGGCATAGGCAATAGCGCGGGCGATGCACGGCTCGATGCCGTTCTTCACCTGATAGAAGCCTTCGGCGGTGCGACCTGCATCGTAATCAACGAAAGGCTGGTCACGCTCGTCGATGTCGGATGTAAGCAGCTTTGCTGCTTCGGCATCGGTACGGGCGATGATGAGCGTCGGCGTACCCATGACGTCAGCGGCAAGGCGCGCGGCATTCAGGTTGCGGATATGCGCCTGGGTCGGGATCAGAACCTTGCCGCCGAGATGGCCGCACTTCTTTTCAGACGCCAGCTGGTCCTCATAGTGAACGCCTGCAGCGCCGGCTTCGATGAAAGCCTTCATGATTTCGAAGGAATTCAGCGGTCCGCCGAAGCCAGCTTCCGCATCGGCAACGATGGGAGCAAACCAGGTCTCGACTGAAAGGCCCTTGCCTTCCTGCGTTTCGATCTGATCGGCGCGCTGCAGGGTCTTGTTGATCCGCTTGGCCAGTTCCGGCGCAGCATTTGCGGGATAAAGCGACTGGTCCGGATACATGGAGGACGCGGTATTGGCATCCGCAGCAACCTGCCAGCCTGACAGATAGATGGCCTTCAGTCCGGCGCGAACCATCTGCATGGCCTGGTTGCCGGAGAGTGCGCCCAGAGCGTTGACGAAGTCTTCCTCGTGGATCAGCTTCCACAGGCGGTTGGCACCGTTTTCAGCCAGCGTGTACTTGATCTGCACCGAGCCACGCAGACGCTCGACATCGGCGGCGGTGTAAGGGCGTTCAATACCCTCGTAGCGGCCCTTTGGTGCGCTGGGGACGAGGTTGTAAAAGTCAGTCATGGTCGGCCTCCCTGGTCGGTGCTCACTGCGGCTTTACCGTGTTTGACAACACATTCAGCTCGCTTTTGATGTGACCAGTTTTACACCGCAATGCAAAATACCTCTAGAAAATTCAGCAAAATTAGGAACTGAAAGAGGTTAAGCTGTCTTGTCTTTGACATTGGCGCGATGTAAATTTGTAAAAATTGTCAACGCTGTATTTCCCATACTGCTTTGCTGGCTTGTAAAAGGTTTGTAAAAGAGATGGCTGAGAGAAAGATTTTTGCAGGTCCGCGCGTACGCCGTATTCGCAATGGACTGGGTCTGACCCAAACAGCGATGGCCGAGGCTCTGGAAATCTCGCCATCTTATCTCAATCTGATCGAGCGCAATCAGCGCCCACTCACCGTACAACTGCTTCTGAAATTGGCTTCCGTCTACAAGGTCGATCTTGATGAGTTGCAGGGGGAGGCGGGGAGCAATGTCGGTCAGTTGCGTGAAATCTTTGCTGATCCGCTGCTTTCGGGAGAATTGCCGGGCGACCAGGAACTCATCGAAGTTGCAGAGGTGGCGCCGAATGCGGCAAACGGGATAGTGAAGCTCTACCGGGCTTATCGGGAGCAGGCAGGCCGTTTATCCGATCTTGCAGAGCTCCTGGCGCGAGAAGGCCATGAGACATCGCTCTCAGGTGCAAGGCTGCCCATTGATGAAGTGCGTGATCAGATCGAGAAGCGCCCCAATTTCCATGCGCGTCTTGAAGATGCAGCAGAGGCCTTTCATGCTGACCTTGGGCTGAGCGCGGGGGATGATCTGGGCGTTGCCTTGAAGGGCTGGTTGCGCGCGACGCATGGGATTGTTGTTCGGGCTTTACCGGTCCAGACCATGCCAAGCCTGCGCCGTCGTTACGACCGCCATTCCATGCGTCTGTTCCTGTCAGAACGGCTTTCGACATTTGACCAGTTGAGGGAAGTGGCCATGGAAGTCTGTCTTCTTTCCTTTGGCGACCAGATCCAGTCGGAACTCGACAGCATGGCCTTGACGTCCAGCGAAGCACGGCGCCTCGGCAGATTCGAACTGGCTCGCTATGCGGCACACGCGCTCATGATGCCCTATGTTAGCTTTTTGTCGTCTGCCCAGCGTGCCCGTTACGACATTGATGTGCTGCGCGCTCGCTTCAATGTGTCATTCGAGCAGGTGGCCAATCGTCTGACCATGCTTCAACGGCCAGGCGCACAGGGCATCCCCTTCTTCATGATGGAAATCGACAACGCCGGAAACCGCTTCAGGCGGGCGGGTTCCCACGGCTTCCCTCAGGCGAAGTTCGGCGGAGGCTGTCCGAAACTCAGCATCCACGCTGCCTTTGCGCTCCCCGGTCAGTTGTTGGTGGACCATGTGGAGATGCCCGACGGTTCAGGATTTTTGACCGTATCCAGAACCCTGGAGGGACCTCAAGCCGGTTTTGGCGAACGGGTTCGCCGGACGGCGCTTCTGATTGGCTGCGATATCAGTCATCGGTCGGAGTTGATTTATGGGGCTGCCTTGCCGCAGGAAGGCACACCTCCGATTGCCATCGGGACAGCCTGTCGCCTCTGTGAAAGACCGGGCTGTCTGGCACGTGCGGAGCCGCCGCTGACACGCCCGCTAGGCCTCGACGAAATGGTTACAGGACTGAGTGCATTCGATTTCCAGTGATTGGACAAGCAGCGGTAAAGCATTCGCGACTGCGAAGATTTATGCTTGTCGCCTGTCGAATTCCTTTCTAGTCTCCTAAAAAAACAGTGGGAATGGCAACAGGAGCGCCTAGCTCCCAAAAGTCTGGAACAGGAGAAAAAATGAAGGCTCAATTCATCCGAACGGCGTCAGTAGCCTTGGCAACGATCTTCATCGCATCGGCTGTCCAAGCGCAGGAACGCGTTGTCAATGTATATAACTGGTCTGACTATATCGATGAGTCGGTGCTGGAAGAGTTTACAAAGGAGACCGGTATCAAGGTCGTCTATGACGTTTTTGATTCCAACGAACTCCTTGAAACGAAATTGCTTGCCGGCGGTTCGGGCTATGATGTCGTCGTGCCAACGGGGCCATTCCTTGCCCGCCAGATTGAAGCGGGTGTCTTCCAGAAGCTGGATAAATCCAAACTCCCGAATCTGTCCAACATGTGGCCGATGGTCAGTGAGCGCCTCGCCAAATATGATCCCGGCAACGAGTATGCCGTAAACTACATGTGGGGCACGACGGGTATCGGCTACAATGTTGCCAAGATAAAGGAGGCACTCGGCGCCGACTTCACTGTCGACAGCTGGAGTGCGGTCTTTGACCCGGCCAATGCCGAAAAGCTTAAGGATTGCGGGATCAATATCCTTGATGCCTCTGATGAAACTTTCGCAATTGCGATGAATTACATCGGCAAGGATCCGGACAGCAAGGAGACCGCTGACCTTGAGGCAGGTGGCGAAGTGTTCCAGAAGATCCGTCCCTTCGTTCGCACTTTCAACTCGTCTGCTTACATCGATGATCTGGCTAATGGCGACATTTGCATGACGATTGGCTGGTCGGGAGATATCCTGCAGGCCAAGGCGCGCGCCGAAGAGGCTGGCAATGGTGTCGAGGTCAATTATGTGATTCCGAAGGAAGGCACCTATATGTGGTTCGACAATATGGCCATCCCTGCGGATGCCAGAAATGTCGAGGAAGCCCATGCATTCATCAACTTCATGATGCGACCGGACATCATCGCCAAGTCTTCCAACTATGTTCAGTATGCCAATGGCAACCTTGCATCCAAGGAACTTCTTGATGCTGAAGTCCGCGATAATCCGGCAGTCTACCCGCCGGAAGATGTCATGGCCAAGCTGTTTACGATCTCTCCTTACGGGCCGCGCGAGCAGCGTGTCCTGAACAGGGTTTGGACGAATATCAAGACCGGTAGCTGATCGGTCGAGCTCAAGGGGCCGGGTGTCAATCGCCCGGCCTTTTTCATCTTGCCCTCAAAGTCTTAATTTCATGTCTGGATTGGTCGATGGCGAAGTCTCTGGGACCCGTTAAACGCAGCTTTTCCCCCTGGACAGATCCGGGAGCCACACCCTTTATCCGTTTTGAAAATGTTACCAAACGCTTCGGTGATTTCGTAGCTGTCGACAATCTGAGCCTCGATATCTACGAGCGGGAATTCTTTTCGCTGCTTGGCCCGTCAGGATGTGGCAAGACAACGCTCATGCGCATGCTGGCGGGCTTCGAGCAGCCGTCATCGGGTCGCATCCTGCTGCAGGGTCAGGATCTTTCCGGTGTGCCGCCCTACAAGCGGCCGACCAACATGATGTTCCAGTCCTACGCGCTGTTCCCGCACATGACGGTCGAGAAGAACATTGCATTTGGCCTGGAGCAGGACAACATGTCGAAGGCCGACATCAATGCTCGCGTGCAGGAGATGCTCAAGCTTGTAAAGCTGGAGCAATTCGCCAAGCGCAAGCCGAACCAGTTGTCCGGCGGTCAGCGCCAGAGGGTGGCACTTGCGCGTTCTCTGGCCAAGCGCCCCAAGGTTCTGCTGCTTGACGAACCGCTGGGAGCGCTGGATCGCAAGCTTCGGGAAGAAACCCAATTCGAGCTGATGGACATTCAGACCAAGCTCGGCCTGACCTTCCTGATCGTTACCCATGATCAGGAAGAAGCGATGACCGTATCGGATCGGATTGCCGTGATGGACAAGGGTATCCTGGTCCAGGTGGCAACGCCTGCCGAGATCTACGAGGCACCCAATTCCCGTTATGTTGCGGACTTCATCGGCGACATCAACATCGTCGAAGGAAAGCTTTTGTCGGCTGGCAGCGGTCACGCGCATGATCCGGTCAAGGTCGATTGCGATGGCTTCGTTGTGGCCGTCGACCAGGAGACATGCGAAGCTGCGGTTGGCGCATCGGTGGCCTTCGCCATCCGTCCTGAAAAGGTTCGCATGTCTCTCGACCAGCCGAGCGAAACCGCCGTAAACACTCTTCACGGCGAAGTCTGGGATATAGGCTATCTCGGCGATTTTTCGGTGTTCATAGTGAAGCTCGCGGATGGTCGATTCTTCCGTGCCGCTCAGGCCAATATCGCGCGGGTCGTTGAGAGACCGATTACCTTCGGTGACATGGTTTGGTTGTCCTGGTCTGAGGATGCCGGCCTTGTCCTGACACACTGAGGAGGCGAGCATGGCAAACGACATCGCTGATAAGAGGCCCGGCTTCGCGGCTTGGCTCGTCGTCTATGTGCCTTATCTCTGGCTGCTACTCTTTTTCCTCACGCCCTTCCTGATCATTGCAAAGATTTCGCTGTCTGATACGGCGATCGCCATGCCGCCCTATACACCGGTCTTCGAAGGATGGTCTGCCATCGGCGACTTCTTTTCGGAACTGGACTTCGAGAACTATGTCTTCCTGACCGAGGACTTTCTTTATGCCAATGCCTATATATCATCGCTGAGGATTGCATTTTTCTCGACGCTTCTGTTGCTGCTGATCGGCTATCCGATGGCATTGGCTATGGCTCGCGCGCCATTGACGCTGCGGCCAACCCTTCTCATGCTGGTGATCCTGCCATTCTGGACGTCATTTCTGATCCGCGTCTATGCGTGGATCGGCATTCTGAAGCCGGAAGGCCTGCTAACCGTTGCCTTGCAGTCTGTTGGGCTGCTGGGGGCCGATGATCAGGTGCAGATTTTCCGAACCGAGACCGCAGTCTTCATTGGTATTGTCTATTCCTATCTGCCATTCATGGTCCTGCCCCTCTATGCCGCACTGGAAAAAATGGACGCGACTTTGCTCGAGGCCGCAAGTGACCTCGGCTGTCCGCCATGGAAGGCCTTCTGGAAAATTACCTTTCCCCTCTCTATCCCCGGTGTCATCGCGGGCTCGATGATCTGCTTCATCCCGATCACGGGCGAGTTCGTCATCCCCGATCTGCTCGGCGGGGCAGAGACGCTGATGATCGGCAAGACGCTCTGGACAGAGTTTTTTGGCAATAGAGATTGGCCGCTTGCGTCTGCAGTCGCGATCATACTCCTCCTGCTTCTGGTCGTGCCAATCATGATCTTCCAGAACCAGCAGCAGAAAGCGTGAGGATCATAACATGAGAGCCGGACGCTTCGACGCCACCATTCTCACGCTCGGTTTTGCCTTCCTCTACATCCCGATCATCATCCTCGTGATTTACTCCTTCAACGAGTCCAAGCTCGTGACGGTCTGGGGCGGTTTCTCGTTCAAATGGTACCAGGAGATGTGGTCCAATCAGGGACTGATGGATGCCGCCTGGGTGACCGCACGGGTTGGGGTGCTGAGCGCAACGCTCGGGACAGTGCTTGGAACCATGGCCGCCATCGCACTGGTGCGCCACGGACGTTTCCATGGTCGCCTGTTGTTTTCAGGTATGGTCTACGCGCCCTTGGTCATGCCAGAGGTCATTACGGGGCTCTCCCTGCTTTTGCTTTTCGTCGCCGTCGGCCTCGACCGAGGCCTCGTGACCGTTGTCATCGCCCACACCACCTTCACGATGTGTTACGTTGCAATTGTCGTGCAATCGCGCCTGCTCACTTTTGACAGAAGCCTTGAGGAAGCAGCGCTTGACCTTGGCTGTCCTCCACTGAAGACTTTCTTCAAGGTGACCCTGCCGCTCATACTGCCAGCTGTCATTTCCGGCTGGATGCTGGCCTTCACCTTGTCTCTTGATGATCTGGTAATCGCGAGCTTTACCACGGGGCCGGGTGCAACGACGCTGCCGATCAAGATCTATTCGCAAGTGCGCCTCGGCGTGACACCGGAGATTAATGCTGTCTGCACCATTCTGATCGGACTTGTCACCATCGGAGTGATCATCGCCTCGATAACCACGAAGCAACGCGAACTGCAGCGTCAGCGCGACGAGCATGTCGCGGCCCGAGGAACGAGTTGATCCATCGGGTGACTGCCCTTTTTGACGATTAATCTCTCGGTGGCGGCATCAGGATATAGGTGACGAACCAAACTGGGAGAACGACCATTGCGCCGAGAAGAGCTCTCGGTGCCGCCCATGCGAAGCCATCATAAAGGCCAGCCTGAATCTCTTCAGGGGTTACGCCCAGGAACTCCAGAACAGCCATGGGTGTCAGCCCGAAGAAGGACATGAATGTGCCGGCAATCAGGCTTGCCAGCAGCAGTTTCAGCGTACCTCTCAGATAGTAGACCACGTCGCTATGTACCTCGCGCTGCACGATTCGATCATCATAGTTGCGCTATGATGAAACGGAAGCTTGCGCGAAAACAGCTCAACGAAAATGAGGAAAGGGCGTAACGACCGGATCGGGCCATGAGCCGCCGACGAAGAAACGAAACTCGACTTTTCTGTTCTCTTCCACTTCTTCCGATGAAGGGTTCGGCAAGACCGATCCCGTAACGGCAATCCCTCCACTGCTGAAGGGTATCAGGCCGCTGAAGCTCAAAGTTTCCGATGTGGACACAAGGCTCGCCCTGTCGATCTCGGCAGCACCATGGGCGAACCGTGCGGCAAAGCTCAGTTGTGTGAAAGAGTAGTCCCCTTCGCCCGCGGCGCCGAGCGGGAAATAGGCCTTGTCTCCTGCCAGTTGACGCAGTCCGGCAAGATTGAAGCCTGCCAATACACCATCGCGCATGGACAGATTTATGCTGCCGGATACATCTTGCAGACTGGCACTGAACAACGGCTTGTCGACTGTCCCGATCAATTCGAGTGAACCCGTGCCACGCAGCGACGGGCCCTTCAGATCAAGCATGGCCGCCAGTTGACCAAGGTCAACACCTTCCAGACTGACGCGGAAATTGGCGCCTCTTTCATATCCCTCACCAAGGCCGGCGAAACTGGCATTGATTCTGCCTCCGACCAGGCCTGCATCCGCGATCAGAAGTTTTGTGGTGTCTTCGGAGGTCGTAATGCTCGTTGCCACTTCCCCGAGATCGAGAGAGCCGATGCTGCCCCTTTGTGCCGACAGGGTTATATCGAGATCAAGCCAGTGACCTATTCCCGGAGGCCTGACGTCGCTGGTGCGATCCATTTCCAGATCAAATGCCTTGGCCAGATGAAGCAGGTCGATCCTTTCGACTGCGATGGTACCGGTAAGGCGTGACTTGCCGTCATCCACATCATGCAGATCCAGGAGACCCGATCCGCTGACCCCGTTGACGGTGAAGGCAAGGTCTTCGAACCGGATGAGGTCGTCGACGGGTGATACCATGGCCGTGAACTTGAGCGTATTCCAGTGTTCTGTCCCGGCAATCCGTAGACCGGTCCATTTCCGTATGGCCTCAAACGACGAGACCTCAAAGGTCAATCGTCCGGCTTGGGGCTGAAGGTGAACGATGTCGGCAATACCTGAAAACACAAACTTCATCGTATCTGAATTCAGATCAGCCGTAATCTGTGTCGGATTTCCGCCAAACATGGCCAATGGTTGACGCATGTCGATCATCAGGCGAATGGCTTCCCCACCGGCGACCAGAGACCCTTCCGCTTTTAGACCGGTACTGAGGCGCTGCCACTCGATCTCCGTATTGATGTCGGTAAGGGTAACCGTCGCCTCTGTCCCTTCATCAAAGAGCGTGAGCTCACCGTCCACAACCGTGATCGTGCCAATGTCTGCATCATGCTGAGGGTCGAGATATTGCGTGGCATCATCCGCCAATGAGGCGTTGCGCACGGCGGCACTCAACAACCCCTCGTCACTCCAGTCGAGATAGCCATCCAGATTTCGCTCGACCCGCATTTGGGGCCGCACAAACCGGAAATTTTCGAATTCCGGCGCGCCGCGAATGGCGGACCAGAGACTGAAAGATGCAGACAAATTGCCAATCCGTCCAAGTAGAACTTGGTCCTGATCTTCGCGCTTGAAAATGGTGAGTTCATTGAGCGTGACCCGCGGTTCAGGCCAGAAACTGATGAGGGGGGTGCCTGTAATCAGGACTTCATGACCCGTCCATTCCGCAACCGCCGAGGCAATGGCCGAACGCACAACTGCGCTTGAAATGAGGTATGGAGCGGCCAATCGCGAAAACGCAAAGGCGGCGCCAAAAGCGACGATGCAGATCAGGATGAAGCGCAGCCTTCGCTGTCGCCGAAAGCCCACCGGCTTCCTGTCCTGTTCTCTTTGTGTCGTCATGAATACCTCAGAGGTGTGCTGGGTACGCCGCTGTCGATTGCTGCGGAGATATAGGAAGATGACGCGCCGTGCAATTGCGCCAATATGTGCAGATTGGCCGATACAAGAGCCATCTGTCGCGCACTTGCAGCAGATGGAAGGCGCGGAATGTGAAAGTGTTCGACGGAGCTCCGGAATTGAACAATTTGCGGTCACTACCCCATTTGTGGGGTATCGATCTGACAGCCAAAATAACCCTTTCTTAAGAGGCGTTTGTCATACCTTAATACAACTTGGAGCCACCCGATGCGGGTGTGGTGAGGGTCACATACGACCCCGGTGGACATGATGTTGATCGCTTCCTTCTCCGGTTCAGCAGCATTTCCTTATGAAGGCGGCGTAAGCCGCCTCTTTTTTTGCATTAGAAAGATCAACGCGCCCGATCCAACGAGCGCGACACAAGGATGACAGGGATTAGCCCCGCAAGAATGATGATCAGGGCGGCTACTGCGCTGTTTTGTGGCATCCCGCGTGAGGCATCTTCATAAACAAGGGTTGCAAGCGTATTGAAATTGAAGGGTCGCAGCAGGATCGTTGCGGACAGTTCCTTCAACGTTTCGATAAAGACAAGCAGCGCGGCAGTCAGCACTGCCGGGTGGATGTTGGGCAGCAGGACCTCGCGAAGGGTCTGCAGACTGGAGCGACCGAGCGTTC from Peteryoungia desertarenae encodes the following:
- a CDS encoding DUF6460 domain-containing protein, with translation MQREVHSDVVYYLRGTLKLLLASLIAGTFMSFFGLTPMAVLEFLGVTPEEIQAGLYDGFAWAAPRALLGAMVVLPVWFVTYILMPPPRD
- a CDS encoding polyamine ABC transporter substrate-binding protein — its product is MKAQFIRTASVALATIFIASAVQAQERVVNVYNWSDYIDESVLEEFTKETGIKVVYDVFDSNELLETKLLAGGSGYDVVVPTGPFLARQIEAGVFQKLDKSKLPNLSNMWPMVSERLAKYDPGNEYAVNYMWGTTGIGYNVAKIKEALGADFTVDSWSAVFDPANAEKLKDCGINILDASDETFAIAMNYIGKDPDSKETADLEAGGEVFQKIRPFVRTFNSSAYIDDLANGDICMTIGWSGDILQAKARAEEAGNGVEVNYVIPKEGTYMWFDNMAIPADARNVEEAHAFINFMMRPDIIAKSSNYVQYANGNLASKELLDAEVRDNPAVYPPEDVMAKLFTISPYGPREQRVLNRVWTNIKTGS
- a CDS encoding ABC transporter permease — encoded protein: MRAGRFDATILTLGFAFLYIPIIILVIYSFNESKLVTVWGGFSFKWYQEMWSNQGLMDAAWVTARVGVLSATLGTVLGTMAAIALVRHGRFHGRLLFSGMVYAPLVMPEVITGLSLLLLFVAVGLDRGLVTVVIAHTTFTMCYVAIVVQSRLLTFDRSLEEAALDLGCPPLKTFFKVTLPLILPAVISGWMLAFTLSLDDLVIASFTTGPGATTLPIKIYSQVRLGVTPEINAVCTILIGLVTIGVIIASITTKQRELQRQRDEHVAARGTS
- a CDS encoding ABC transporter permease subunit gives rise to the protein MANDIADKRPGFAAWLVVYVPYLWLLLFFLTPFLIIAKISLSDTAIAMPPYTPVFEGWSAIGDFFSELDFENYVFLTEDFLYANAYISSLRIAFFSTLLLLLIGYPMALAMARAPLTLRPTLLMLVILPFWTSFLIRVYAWIGILKPEGLLTVALQSVGLLGADDQVQIFRTETAVFIGIVYSYLPFMVLPLYAALEKMDATLLEAASDLGCPPWKAFWKITFPLSIPGVIAGSMICFIPITGEFVIPDLLGGAETLMIGKTLWTEFFGNRDWPLASAVAIILLLLLVVPIMIFQNQQQKA
- the aceA gene encoding isocitrate lyase, producing MTDFYNLVPSAPKGRYEGIERPYTAADVERLRGSVQIKYTLAENGANRLWKLIHEEDFVNALGALSGNQAMQMVRAGLKAIYLSGWQVAADANTASSMYPDQSLYPANAAPELAKRINKTLQRADQIETQEGKGLSVETWFAPIVADAEAGFGGPLNSFEIMKAFIEAGAAGVHYEDQLASEKKCGHLGGKVLIPTQAHIRNLNAARLAADVMGTPTLIIARTDAEAAKLLTSDIDERDQPFVDYDAGRTAEGFYQVKNGIEPCIARAIAYAPYCDMIWMETSKPDLEQARKFAEAVHKAHPGKKLAYNCSPSFNWKKNLDDATIAKYQKELGAMGYKFQFITLAGFHQLNYGMFELARGYKDRQMAAYSELQQAEFAAEVNGYTATKHQREVGTGYFDAVSMAITGGQSSTTAMKESTETDQFRPAAE
- a CDS encoding ABC transporter ATP-binding protein; this encodes MAKSLGPVKRSFSPWTDPGATPFIRFENVTKRFGDFVAVDNLSLDIYEREFFSLLGPSGCGKTTLMRMLAGFEQPSSGRILLQGQDLSGVPPYKRPTNMMFQSYALFPHMTVEKNIAFGLEQDNMSKADINARVQEMLKLVKLEQFAKRKPNQLSGGQRQRVALARSLAKRPKVLLLDEPLGALDRKLREETQFELMDIQTKLGLTFLIVTHDQEEAMTVSDRIAVMDKGILVQVATPAEIYEAPNSRYVADFIGDINIVEGKLLSAGSGHAHDPVKVDCDGFVVAVDQETCEAAVGASVAFAIRPEKVRMSLDQPSETAVNTLHGEVWDIGYLGDFSVFIVKLADGRFFRAAQANIARVVERPITFGDMVWLSWSEDAGLVLTH
- a CDS encoding AsmA family protein; translation: MTTQREQDRKPVGFRRQRRLRFILICIVAFGAAFAFSRLAAPYLISSAVVRSAIASAVAEWTGHEVLITGTPLISFWPEPRVTLNELTIFKREDQDQVLLGRIGNLSASFSLWSAIRGAPEFENFRFVRPQMRVERNLDGYLDWSDEGLLSAAVRNASLADDATQYLDPQHDADIGTITVVDGELTLFDEGTEATVTLTDINTEIEWQRLSTGLKAEGSLVAGGEAIRLMIDMRQPLAMFGGNPTQITADLNSDTMKFVFSGIADIVHLQPQAGRLTFEVSSFEAIRKWTGLRIAGTEHWNTLKFTAMVSPVDDLIRFEDLAFTVNGVSGSGLLDLHDVDDGKSRLTGTIAVERIDLLHLAKAFDLEMDRTSDVRPPGIGHWLDLDITLSAQRGSIGSLDLGEVATSITTSEDTTKLLIADAGLVGGRINASFAGLGEGYERGANFRVSLEGVDLGQLAAMLDLKGPSLRGTGSLELIGTVDKPLFSASLQDVSGSINLSMRDGVLAGFNLAGLRQLAGDKAYFPLGAAGEGDYSFTQLSFAARFAHGAAEIDRASLVSTSETLSFSGLIPFSSGGIAVTGSVLPNPSSEEVEENRKVEFRFFVGGSWPDPVVTPFPHFR
- a CDS encoding helix-turn-helix domain-containing protein, which produces MAERKIFAGPRVRRIRNGLGLTQTAMAEALEISPSYLNLIERNQRPLTVQLLLKLASVYKVDLDELQGEAGSNVGQLREIFADPLLSGELPGDQELIEVAEVAPNAANGIVKLYRAYREQAGRLSDLAELLAREGHETSLSGARLPIDEVRDQIEKRPNFHARLEDAAEAFHADLGLSAGDDLGVALKGWLRATHGIVVRALPVQTMPSLRRRYDRHSMRLFLSERLSTFDQLREVAMEVCLLSFGDQIQSELDSMALTSSEARRLGRFELARYAAHALMMPYVSFLSSAQRARYDIDVLRARFNVSFEQVANRLTMLQRPGAQGIPFFMMEIDNAGNRFRRAGSHGFPQAKFGGGCPKLSIHAAFALPGQLLVDHVEMPDGSGFLTVSRTLEGPQAGFGERVRRTALLIGCDISHRSELIYGAALPQEGTPPIAIGTACRLCERPGCLARAEPPLTRPLGLDEMVTGLSAFDFQ